A single window of Methylobacterium nodulans ORS 2060 DNA harbors:
- a CDS encoding ABC transporter substrate-binding protein, which translates to MRAAAIGMGLAALLAAPAFAQGTKVTIGMSGWTGFAPLTLAKEAGIFQKNGLDVTIKKIPQASRHLAIRSGDVQCAATTVETWVVWNANGVPAKQIFQLDKSYGADGLVVRNDIAAIKDLKGKTVAASVPGTAPYFTLAWMLKQNGLSLKDVKVVNLEPGPAAQAFIAGQNDAAVTYEPYLSSVRAAPQAGKIIATTLDYPMIMDTFGCTPDFLNQNPKAAKALADSYFEALDLIAKDQAKSFEIMGADVKQTGEAFAASAKFLRWQDRAANKAFFSGGLQKFSAEAADLLLEIGIIKQKPDIDSLADARFIQ; encoded by the coding sequence ATGAGAGCGGCTGCGATCGGGATGGGCCTTGCCGCGCTGCTGGCGGCTCCGGCTTTCGCGCAAGGGACCAAGGTCACGATCGGGATGAGCGGCTGGACGGGCTTCGCTCCGCTCACCCTCGCCAAGGAGGCCGGGATCTTCCAGAAGAACGGCCTCGACGTCACCATCAAGAAGATTCCCCAGGCGAGCCGCCATCTCGCCATCCGCTCGGGCGACGTGCAATGCGCCGCGACGACCGTCGAGACCTGGGTGGTCTGGAACGCCAACGGCGTGCCGGCGAAGCAGATCTTCCAGCTCGACAAGTCCTACGGCGCCGACGGGCTGGTCGTGCGCAACGACATCGCGGCGATCAAGGACCTCAAGGGCAAGACGGTCGCGGCCTCGGTTCCGGGCACCGCGCCCTACTTCACCCTCGCCTGGATGCTGAAGCAGAACGGCCTGTCCCTGAAGGATGTGAAGGTGGTCAACCTGGAGCCGGGCCCCGCCGCCCAGGCCTTCATCGCCGGCCAGAACGACGCGGCGGTGACCTACGAGCCCTATCTCTCCTCCGTTCGCGCCGCGCCGCAGGCCGGCAAGATCATCGCCACGACCCTCGACTACCCGATGATCATGGATACGTTCGGCTGCACGCCGGATTTCCTGAACCAGAACCCGAAGGCCGCCAAGGCGCTCGCCGACAGCTACTTCGAGGCCCTCGACCTCATCGCCAAGGATCAGGCCAAGTCCTTCGAGATCATGGGCGCCGACGTGAAGCAGACCGGAGAGGCCTTCGCCGCCTCGGCGAAATTCCTGCGCTGGCAGGACCGGGCCGCCAACAAGGCCTTCTTCTCCGGTGGGCTGCAGAAGTTCTCAGCCGAAGCGGCCGACCTGCTGCTCGAGATCGGCATCATCAAGCAGAAGCCGGACATCGACAGCCTCGCGGACGCCCGCTTCATCCAGTGA
- a CDS encoding ABC transporter permease has product MRPLQPVGRVPRAVLGVGFFVLFVLAWAVATLGGFVPVTFLADPLTMLQDGWLLLTRFGFLSDIGVTVWRVVGGFLLAAVVAVPLGILMGAYKPVEAFFEPFVSFARYLPASAFVPLLILWAGIGEMQKLLVIFIGSVFQIVLMVAVSVGQVRRDLVEAAYTLGASDTGIIRRVLIPATAPDIAEILRLVLGWAWTYVIVAELIGSSSGIGHMIIESQALLATGQIIFGIIVIGLIGLASDFLFKAVNRQVFRWKLA; this is encoded by the coding sequence ATGCGTCCGCTCCAGCCGGTCGGCCGCGTCCCGCGCGCTGTCCTCGGCGTCGGCTTCTTCGTCCTGTTCGTGCTGGCCTGGGCTGTCGCCACCCTCGGCGGCTTCGTGCCGGTGACGTTCCTCGCCGACCCGCTGACCATGCTGCAGGACGGCTGGCTCCTGCTGACGCGGTTCGGCTTCCTGTCGGATATCGGCGTCACCGTCTGGCGGGTGGTCGGCGGCTTCCTGCTCGCGGCTGTCGTTGCGGTGCCCCTCGGCATCCTGATGGGCGCCTACAAGCCGGTCGAAGCCTTCTTCGAGCCCTTCGTGTCCTTCGCCCGCTACCTGCCGGCCTCCGCCTTCGTGCCGCTGCTGATCCTCTGGGCCGGGATCGGCGAGATGCAGAAGCTCCTCGTCATCTTCATCGGCTCGGTGTTCCAGATCGTCCTGATGGTGGCGGTCTCGGTGGGGCAGGTGCGGCGCGACCTCGTGGAGGCGGCCTACACGCTCGGCGCCAGCGACACCGGCATCATCCGCCGGGTCCTGATCCCGGCCACCGCCCCCGACATCGCCGAAATCTTGCGCCTCGTGCTCGGCTGGGCCTGGACCTACGTCATCGTCGCCGAGCTGATCGGCTCCTCCTCGGGCATCGGACACATGATCATCGAGAGCCAGGCGCTGCTGGCGACGGGCCAGATCATCTTCGGCATCATCGTCATCGGCCTGATCGGCCTCGCCTCGGACTTCCTGTTCAAGGCGGTCAACCGGCAGGTCTTCCGGTGGAAGCTCGCGTGA
- a CDS encoding ABC transporter ATP-binding protein has product MSAPAAVAIEGVSRVFPGMGGRAPLRALDPTDLTVAANDFITILGPSGCGKSTLLRIVAGLDLPSSGRVLVGGREVRRAGPDRGMVFQSYTLFPWLTVAENIAFGLRERGVPMSERREIVAAYIDKVGLRGFEGHYPKQLSGGMQQRTAIARALANDPAILLLDEPFGALDNQTRGLMQELLLGIWERERKTVIFVTHDIEEAVFMASRVVVMTARPGRIKADVPVDLAHPRHYTVKTSPAFSDLKARLTEEIRSEAVLAALEH; this is encoded by the coding sequence ATGAGCGCGCCCGCCGCCGTCGCGATCGAGGGCGTGTCGCGGGTCTTTCCCGGGATGGGCGGGCGGGCCCCCTTACGCGCCCTCGACCCCACCGACCTCACGGTCGCGGCCAACGACTTCATCACCATCCTGGGCCCTTCGGGTTGCGGGAAATCGACCCTCCTGCGCATCGTCGCCGGGCTCGATCTCCCGAGTTCGGGCCGCGTCCTCGTCGGCGGGCGGGAGGTGCGCCGGGCGGGGCCGGACCGGGGCATGGTGTTCCAGTCCTACACCCTGTTTCCCTGGCTCACCGTCGCGGAGAACATCGCCTTCGGCCTGCGCGAGCGCGGCGTGCCGATGAGCGAGCGCCGCGAGATCGTCGCGGCCTATATCGACAAGGTGGGCCTGCGCGGCTTCGAGGGCCACTACCCCAAGCAGCTCTCCGGCGGCATGCAGCAGCGCACCGCGATCGCCCGCGCGCTCGCCAACGATCCGGCGATCCTCCTGCTCGACGAGCCCTTCGGCGCCCTCGACAACCAGACCCGCGGCCTGATGCAGGAGCTGCTCCTCGGGATCTGGGAGCGCGAGCGCAAGACGGTGATCTTCGTCACCCATGACATCGAGGAGGCGGTGTTCATGGCCTCGCGGGTGGTGGTGATGACCGCCCGTCCCGGCCGCATCAAGGCCGACGTCCCGGTCGACCTCGCGCATCCGCGCCACTACACCGTGAAGACGAGCCCCGCCTTCTCGGACCTCAAGGCCCGGCTGACGGAGGAGATCCGCAGCGAGGCCGTGCTGGCCGCGCTGGAGCACTGA
- a CDS encoding NAD(P)/FAD-dependent oxidoreductase, which yields MGGIVVVGTGQGGFQLGASLREGGYQGPVTLIGDEPGLPYGRPPLSKAYLMGKTDAAGLLLRAPGYYAEHGLTIRSGERVAALDRAAQRVELASGERLPFDHLVLATGARNRPLPVPGADLPGVHQLRSLAEADALKAALAGVTRVAVVGAGFIGLEFAAVCSSKGLSVTVIEGLDRALARAVSPIMAGAITASHEAAGARLLFGAQVEAIAGRERATGVVIRGGGTVEADLVLIGIGVLPNQDLAEAAGLPMGNGIEVDAMLSTADPAVSAIGDCASHPSPHADGARVRLESVQNAVDGARCVAARLTGRPAAYTAVPWFWSDQGPLKLQIAGLSTPADAAVTRGAPGASFSVFRYREGRLVCVESLNRPADHMIARRLLQAGTSLSPEQAADPGFDLKAFALTSA from the coding sequence ATGGGAGGCATCGTCGTGGTGGGCACCGGCCAGGGCGGCTTCCAGCTCGGCGCCTCCCTGCGCGAGGGCGGATACCAGGGACCCGTGACGCTCATCGGCGACGAGCCGGGCCTGCCCTACGGACGCCCGCCGCTCTCCAAGGCCTACCTGATGGGGAAGACCGATGCGGCCGGCCTGCTGCTGCGGGCACCCGGCTATTATGCCGAGCACGGGCTCACGATCCGGTCCGGCGAGCGGGTGGCGGCGCTCGACCGTGCGGCGCAGCGGGTCGAGCTCGCCTCGGGCGAGCGGCTGCCCTTCGACCATCTCGTCCTCGCGACGGGCGCGCGCAACCGCCCGCTGCCCGTGCCGGGCGCCGACCTCCCCGGCGTGCATCAGCTGCGCAGCCTCGCGGAGGCCGACGCGCTCAAGGCCGCCCTCGCCGGGGTCACCCGGGTGGCCGTCGTTGGCGCCGGCTTCATCGGGCTCGAATTCGCGGCCGTCTGCTCCAGCAAGGGGCTGTCCGTCACGGTGATCGAGGGGCTGGACCGGGCGCTTGCCCGGGCGGTCTCGCCCATCATGGCGGGCGCCATCACGGCCTCGCACGAGGCGGCGGGCGCGCGCCTCCTGTTCGGGGCGCAGGTGGAGGCGATCGCGGGGCGCGAGCGGGCGACGGGCGTCGTCATCCGGGGCGGCGGGACGGTGGAGGCCGACCTCGTCCTCATCGGCATCGGGGTGCTGCCGAACCAGGATCTCGCCGAGGCCGCCGGCCTGCCGATGGGGAACGGCATCGAGGTCGACGCGATGCTCTCGACCGCCGACCCCGCGGTCTCGGCGATCGGCGACTGCGCCTCCCATCCCTCGCCCCATGCGGACGGCGCCCGGGTGCGCCTCGAATCGGTGCAGAACGCAGTCGACGGCGCCCGCTGCGTGGCGGCCCGGCTCACCGGCCGGCCGGCCGCCTATACGGCGGTGCCCTGGTTCTGGAGCGACCAGGGCCCCCTGAAGCTCCAGATCGCCGGCTTGAGCACGCCCGCCGATGCGGCCGTGACCCGCGGCGCGCCGGGGGCGAGCTTCTCGGTCTTCCGCTACCGGGAGGGCCGCCTGGTCTGCGTCGAGTCCCTCAACCGCCCCGCCGACCACATGATCGCGCGGCGCCTGCTCCAGGCCGGCACGAGCCTCAGCCCCGAGCAGGCGGCCGATCCCGGCTTCGACCTGAAGGCCTTCGCGCTCACCTCCGCCTGA
- a CDS encoding helix-turn-helix domain-containing protein: protein MNGGNDITAGQVRRARDLLGWSEADLALHANVDAAVIRHFETGTYPPSRGQRDALRGALVAAGVTFTDTGDPGARLRGSGPVNDGIHPRELTTENDDGTS from the coding sequence GTGAACGGCGGGAACGACATCACGGCGGGACAGGTGCGGCGGGCGAGGGACCTGCTCGGATGGTCGGAGGCGGATCTCGCCCTGCATGCCAATGTCGACGCGGCGGTGATCCGCCACTTCGAGACGGGCACCTATCCTCCGTCGCGCGGACAGCGGGACGCGCTCCGGGGTGCCCTGGTCGCGGCCGGCGTGACGTTCACCGACACCGGCGACCCCGGCGCGCGCCTGCGCGGCAGCGGTCCGGTGAATGACGGCATCCACCCGCGCGAGCTCACCACCGAGAACGACGACGGGACGAGCTGA
- a CDS encoding META domain-containing protein — MAAAAGAVALVAFATQASAQAILGYGQKNRDKPDQKQYIPPAKAQEKIFPLDSTWTAVSLNGRPFAGADRPSFIIDKQYRARGFGGCNTFAATAFPLKEQHLAVGPLAITKKSCDKAVSAAEMQFFTAFRTSAQWDIVGSQLVIKSQAGELRFDRAL, encoded by the coding sequence ATGGCGGCTGCCGCCGGTGCCGTCGCGCTCGTGGCGTTTGCCACTCAGGCGTCGGCGCAGGCGATCCTGGGATACGGGCAGAAGAACCGCGACAAGCCGGATCAGAAGCAGTACATCCCGCCTGCCAAGGCGCAGGAGAAGATCTTCCCGCTGGATTCCACCTGGACAGCCGTGAGCCTGAACGGCAGGCCGTTCGCGGGGGCGGATCGTCCGAGCTTCATCATCGACAAGCAGTACCGCGCGCGCGGTTTCGGCGGCTGCAACACCTTCGCGGCGACGGCCTTCCCGCTCAAGGAGCAGCACCTCGCGGTGGGCCCGCTCGCCATCACCAAGAAGTCCTGCGACAAGGCCGTGAGCGCCGCCGAGATGCAGTTCTTCACGGCGTTCCGCACCTCCGCGCAGTGGGACATCGTCGGCTCGCAGCTGGTCATCAAGTCCCAGGCCGGCGAGCTGCGCTTCGACCGCGCGCTCTGA